From a single Gimesia fumaroli genomic region:
- a CDS encoding DUF4396 domain-containing protein — MLTIIATVSLVLAVLCSLWLLIDVIRHPQHMAIMNVVWPLTALYAGPLAILIYYWFGRMSMHDMPHEDHTNHSQHEMHGEHQMHGHSEQHADTMPSMPKKPFWQSVVVGGTHCGSGCTVGDIIAEGGMHFLVPTVINLSGASLVWFAWGVDYVLALLFGVAFQYFSIVPMRHLGFKEGLVTAFKVDSLSLTFWQIGMYGWMGLCLFGIFGLESAEMAKTSPIFWFMMQIAMLCGFVTSFPVNWWLIRTGIKETM; from the coding sequence ATGTTGACCATCATCGCGACTGTCTCTTTAGTCCTCGCCGTTCTTTGTTCGCTCTGGCTTTTGATCGATGTGATTCGGCATCCCCAGCATATGGCGATCATGAATGTGGTCTGGCCGCTGACGGCCCTGTATGCCGGCCCACTGGCGATTTTAATTTATTACTGGTTCGGGCGAATGAGCATGCACGACATGCCGCACGAGGATCACACTAATCACAGCCAGCATGAGATGCACGGCGAACATCAGATGCACGGCCACAGCGAACAACACGCCGACACAATGCCGTCGATGCCGAAAAAACCGTTCTGGCAGAGCGTGGTTGTGGGGGGGACGCATTGCGGCAGCGGCTGCACGGTCGGCGATATCATTGCAGAAGGGGGAATGCACTTTCTGGTGCCGACGGTCATTAACCTGTCGGGTGCCTCGCTCGTCTGGTTCGCCTGGGGCGTTGACTATGTGCTGGCACTGCTGTTCGGTGTTGCGTTCCAATATTTCAGCATCGTTCCCATGCGGCACCTGGGATTCAAGGAAGGACTCGTGACGGCGTTCAAAGTCGATTCTCTCTCGCTGACCTTCTGGCAGATCGGCATGTATGGCTGGATGGGGCTCTGTCTGTTTGGGATCTTTGGACTTGAGAGTGCGGAAATGGCAAAGACCAGCCCGATCTTCTGGTTCATGATGCAGATCGCCATGCTCTGTGGCTTTGTGACATCCTTCCCCGTCAACTGGTGGCTGATTCGCACCGGCATCAAAGAAACGATGTAA
- a CDS encoding acetylxylan esterase, giving the protein MNDSRLKPILRSMIALAICLSLIQIATAAEKYELNVVTDRPDAIYKTGETARFLISLTKDGKPATGEKVSYYVDDFIPGAPGFPKGTLMMGVGPAEISVKADKPGFLRCVVQAGDKKKVTKIAGAAFSPLEIGLSQPVPDDFDQFWADQKKQLAAVPAEAKLTLVKQADPKLDCFDVQVDCLGGAPVSGYLAKPKDAKPNSLPAILWVHGAGVRSSSLGNAVKGANAGMLSMDINAHGIPNGKPAQYYKDLSQGELSGYRHAGRESRETIYFRGMFLRLVRAIDFLTAQPEWDGKTVIVIGHSQGGGQALAAGGIDDRVTFIATGVPAICDHSGRAAGRINGWPKLVNTLPNGKPDPTQLKAAQYVDAVNFATRCKADGIMSVGFIDAVCPPSSCYAAYNQLSGKKQVINKPLMGHAAPADIHKAFFDAVLEHVKQQAKEK; this is encoded by the coding sequence ATGAACGACTCCCGCTTGAAACCCATTCTGCGTTCTATGATTGCATTAGCGATTTGTCTGTCGCTGATTCAAATCGCTACTGCTGCTGAGAAATATGAACTGAACGTGGTCACCGATCGGCCGGATGCGATTTATAAAACTGGGGAAACCGCCCGGTTTCTGATTTCACTGACGAAAGACGGTAAGCCGGCCACAGGCGAGAAGGTCTCTTATTACGTTGATGATTTCATCCCCGGAGCACCCGGTTTTCCCAAAGGGACCCTGATGATGGGCGTTGGGCCGGCGGAAATTTCAGTGAAGGCTGACAAACCCGGGTTCCTGCGTTGTGTTGTTCAAGCGGGCGACAAGAAAAAAGTAACCAAGATTGCCGGTGCCGCGTTTTCGCCGTTAGAGATTGGCCTCAGCCAGCCGGTACCCGACGACTTTGATCAGTTCTGGGCCGACCAGAAAAAACAGTTGGCTGCGGTCCCTGCGGAAGCGAAACTGACTCTGGTCAAGCAGGCCGATCCGAAGCTGGACTGTTTTGATGTGCAAGTCGATTGCCTGGGCGGCGCCCCCGTCTCCGGTTATCTGGCAAAACCGAAAGACGCAAAGCCCAATAGTCTGCCTGCGATTCTCTGGGTGCATGGGGCAGGGGTCCGCAGTTCATCGCTGGGGAACGCCGTCAAGGGAGCGAATGCCGGGATGTTGTCGATGGACATCAACGCGCACGGCATCCCCAACGGTAAGCCGGCCCAATATTATAAAGATCTCTCGCAAGGGGAATTGAGCGGCTATCGACACGCGGGACGCGAGAGCCGCGAGACGATTTACTTTCGCGGCATGTTTCTGCGTCTGGTACGGGCCATCGATTTTCTGACCGCACAACCGGAGTGGGACGGAAAAACGGTGATCGTCATCGGCCACAGCCAGGGAGGCGGCCAGGCGTTAGCCGCCGGCGGCATTGATGACCGCGTGACCTTCATCGCCACCGGAGTGCCGGCGATTTGCGATCACTCAGGCCGCGCCGCCGGTCGGATCAATGGCTGGCCGAAACTGGTCAACACACTGCCGAATGGCAAACCCGATCCAACCCAACTCAAAGCCGCCCAGTACGTCGACGCGGTCAACTTCGCCACCCGCTGCAAAGCAGACGGCATCATGAGCGTCGGCTTTATCGACGCCGTCTGTCCCCCTTCCAGTTGCTATGCTGCCTATAACCAGCTGAGCGGGAAAAAGCAGGTGATCAACAAACCGCTCATGGGCCACGCCGCCCCCGCGGACATTCACAAAGCATTTTTTGACGCGGTGCTGGAACACGTGAAGCAGCAGGCGAAGGAAAAATAA
- a CDS encoding DUF3565 domain-containing protein, protein MQQPIIGYHKDEQGHWVAQLHCGHNQHVRHDPPLITREWVTTQSGRDAMLGHKLECKKCDEHAPLDERP, encoded by the coding sequence GTGCAACAACCCATCATCGGCTATCACAAAGACGAACAAGGCCACTGGGTCGCACAACTCCACTGCGGACACAACCAGCACGTCCGCCACGATCCTCCCTTAATTACTCGCGAGTGGGTCACCACGCAATCCGGCCGCGACGCCATGCTGGGCCACAAACTCGAATGCAAAAAATGTGACGAACACGCGCCGCTCGATGAACGTCCCTGA
- a CDS encoding cold-shock protein, with protein MAEGTIKKVTQKGFGFIDTESGKDLFFHSSNLEGVSFEELYEGQRVSFTEGRGEKGPRAENVKLV; from the coding sequence ATGGCTGAAGGTACAATCAAAAAAGTGACACAAAAGGGATTTGGGTTTATTGACACAGAAAGTGGCAAAGACCTGTTCTTCCATTCGTCAAACCTGGAAGGCGTGTCATTTGAAGAGCTCTACGAAGGGCAACGCGTTTCCTTCACAGAAGGACGCGGAGAAAAGGGACCACGCGCAGAAAATGTGAAACTGGTCTGA